A single window of Ptychodera flava strain L36383 chromosome 3 unlocalized genomic scaffold, AS_Pfla_20210202 Scaffold_25__1_contigs__length_14229661_pilon, whole genome shotgun sequence DNA harbors:
- the LOC139125234 gene encoding cell adhesion molecule 1-like — protein MSAVRYRRNIFKISNTSFDDEGRYWCEVQEEHTLEKDEGYLYLNVADPVQVTQIPQLCQVEIYTDSDIVRSLTGLETILHCAYTTSCDEQTLYWFKGTLGKGEQRILTERNGNVETEEDIYGLVGQACLQIHAVSRSDQSIYTCQVSSFGAEDGIVQVDLTVTDPVKPKINTLELTPTVAIENDDVTIKCNSTGLPPPTYSWLLNESPLPDEERYQLSESDSKITITNVKGQITCQCIHA, from the exons ATGAGCGCTGTTCGTTATCGACGGAATATCTTTAAAATAAGTAACACCTCATTTGACGACGAAGGAAGATATTGGTGTGAGGTCCAAGAAGAGCATACGCTGGAAAAGGATGAAGGTTATTTGTATTTGAATGTCGCCGATCCTGTACAAG TCACACAGATACCACAATTATGTCAAGTGGAAATATATACTGACTCGGATATTGTCCGATCTCTGACTGGTTTGGAGACTATATTGCACTGTGCTTACACCACCAGCTGCGATGAACAGACGCTATATTGGTTTAAAGGCACCCTTGGAAAAGGAGAACAACGAATTTTGACCGAAAGAAACGGTAACGTAGAAACTGAGGAAGATATATACGGTTTAGTTGGACAGGCATGTCTTCAAATTCACGCAGTTAGCAGAAGTGATCAGTCGATATACACCTGTCAGGTCTCGTCTTTTGGTGCTGAAGATGGAATTGTTCAGGTGGATTTGACAGTAACAG ATCCGGTTAAACCGAAAATCAACACATTGGAGCTAACTCCGACCGTCGCAATCGAAAACGACGACGTTACTATCAAGTGCAATTCAACTGGACTGCCACCACCGACGTACAGCTGGTTATTGAATGAATCGCCTTTACCTGATGAAGAACGCTATCAACTTTCAGAAAGTGACAGTAAAATTACCATCACAAACGTCAAAGGACAGATCACATGTCAATGTATACATGCATAG